AGCTTAAGTCCGATGAAGATTTGCCGAAATACAGCTGCGCTGCCGCCTCGATGCCGAATGCCTGATTACCAAACGGAATACGATTGAAATATTGTTCCAAAATTTCGTTTTTCGTTCGTGTATGTTCTAATCTCACCGCATACCACATTTCAATCAACTTGAAAAGAATATTTCTCGGAAAGTGATAGACATTCCTGATCACTTGCTGAGTGATAGTCGAACCGCCGCTAACGGTTTCCATCGCGCGCAGGTTCTGAGTGATTGCCCGAAGCGTTGCCATCGGATCGACGCCATGATGGTCGTAGAACCTTTTATCTTCAGCCGTGACGGCGCTCACTATGGCGCGGGGGCTGATTTTTTCCAACGGCGTCCATTGTCCGCGCCCTTCCTGCGGCGATAAAATTTCCCGAAGCAAATAACCATTACGGTCGAAAATTTTTACCGATGTGACTTCTTCAAATGTAAGATCATTTTCAGGCAGGGGATAGATGAAGAATGAAATCAGGATCAATACGACAAAGAGAATATCTTGTTTTTTTTCCTTCATAGGTTATTGTAATTAAATTTAAGTCAATGAACAATGAAACTTTACATGGCTTTAGGAATTGCGGTTTTGGACATAATCGGGCTACTAATAGGCTGTTAATACTGGCTCATTAAAACTATCGGAGAGTCTCTTCAAATGGAGCAATAAAACCTTCGTATTGCGTGACTTAAATTACCCAAAAAACTGACCTATATCATTTGCAAACCCTTGTTTAGGACTTATTTTGTAGCACAGGTGTAAGGGATGGAATTATTCAACAGTGTAGTCTAAGATCGATTTAAATAAGAGGCATGAAGTGCTCGAAGGTGTTGAAAAATCAACAGTTGTATATCAGGAGGAATGAGATGCCTGCTTTGAAAGAAAGACCTAAACCGTATGTATTTCCTGAATACTGCAAGGGGTGCGGGCGCTGTATCGAAGCGTGTCCGAAGCACTGCATTGAAATGGGAAAAGAAATCAATCCCGCAACGGGACTGATACCGGTGGTGCTGAAACTGGATTTGTGCAATGGATGCCAGCTCTGCGTTGATGCTTGTCCTGAACCGTTTGGATTGCAGCCGCAACCTAAGGAATTTGAATTTGAATTAATGGATCCGGAAAAAATGTTCGGTGAGAAACCGACGACGGCGCCCGTTCCGTTCCCCATTCTCGACACAGTTATTCAATTACCGCAGGTCGATCCCTTAGTAATCAAAGGCACATATGCGTCCGCGATCGGTGCATTACTGGCCGGATGTCGCCATTTCTTTGGATATCCGATCACTCCGTCCACCGAAGGCGCAGAATTGATGGCGAAGTTATTGCCTGATCTCAATGGCGTTTTTGTGCAGGCCGTCAGTGAAGTAGCAACGGTGAATATGATGTACGGTTGCAGCGGTGCAGGGTTACCGTGTATGACGTTTACATCTTCGCCCGGATTCAGCCTGATGCTGGAAGGTGTTTCCTATATGATCGGCGCGGAACTTCCGGCCGTATTCGTCAATATCATGCGCGGAGGTCCCGGACTCGGCAACATTGCGCCCGAACAAGCCGACATCAAACTGGCATGCCGCGGGCTCGGGCACGGCAATACGCACGCGATCGTTCTCACGCCGTCGACGCCGCAGGAAATGTTGAATCTTACAATTCTGGCTTTTGAATTGACTTTCAAATACCGTAGTCCGGTTGTATTGCTTGGCGACGGCTATCTGGGACAAATTACCGGTAAAGTCGAGTTACCCAAAACGATGACCAAGCCGGGCATTCCGGATTGGGCCGTATTCGGCGATGAAATGCATCGGAGAAATCTCATCTGTTCGATCTTCCTGAGTGAACAGGATTTGGAACAACATAATATTCATCTTAATGACAAATATGCGCGTATGACCGAAGCCGAGCAACGGGCTGATTTATTTTATTGCGATGATGCGGATGTTATTCTCATCGCATGCAATACTCCGGCACGGATGGCCAAAGGCGCTGTCGAACAATTGCGCAGCCAAGGCATTAAAGCCGGGCTATTCAGGCCGGTCACGCTGTGGCCATTTCCGATCAAAGCCTTGAAGCCGCTTTTGAAACAGGCCAATCATCTAGTGGTGGTGGAAGCGAGCGCCGGTCAATTGGAAGATGAAGTTCGTCTCGCGCTGAGTAATGCGGGTATTCGTGATTATCCTGAAATCAGTCACGTGCAGCATTTCGGCGGCGTTCTTCCGCAACAGCACGAGATCATCCACACCGTACTTTCACTCGAGGAGGTATTGTCATGAGTTCCGCATTTTATAATAAATTCGAACGGCATGCTCATGGTGAAGGACTCAAAGGACATTCGACGCACTATTGCCCGGGTTGCGGTCACGGGTTAGCGCATAAATTCATGGCACAAACTATTCAAGATTTAAATATACAAGACCGAACGATCGCCATATCACCTGTCGGGTGCAGCGTATTTTTGTATTACTACATGGATGTGGGAAACTCGCAAGCCGCGCACGGTCGTGCGCCGGTGGTGGCACTGGGACATAAGGTTGCCAACCCGAACTCTATTGTCATTAGTTATCAAGGGGACGGTGATCTGGCGTCGATTGGTCTTGCTGAAATCATGCAAGTCGCACAGATGGGCATTCCTATTACGGTCATTTTTGTCAATAACGCGATCTACGGTATGACCGGAGGACAAATGGCTCCGACAACATTGATAGGACAAAAAACGGCGACAACGCCTCACGGGCGGACGAATTTTGCAGGACAACCTTTGAAAATGGCCGAAGTGATCGCACAATTGGACGGTCCGATTTATGTCGAACGTGTAGCGTTGTATGACAGCAAGCAGCGTAATCGTGCGCATAAGGCCATTCACAAAGCGATTCAGCTTCAGGTTGAAGGCAAAGGTTTTGCGTTTGTAGAAGTATTGGCTGAATGTCCCACGCATTTAAAAATGACGCCGTCACAAGCGGAAGAATGGGTACGGGACTATATGACGCCGATCTTTCCTCTTGGAGTGAAAAAAGATCTGACGGTAGAACCGATGTGGGATGTGAAAGCGCCCGACTTTGATCCGAAAAAACTGACAAAATTGGTCGGCGGTACTACTGAACGCGTACCGAAATTTGCAAAAACTTTTCCAAGTCATATTGCGCAGAATGATATCGCGTTGAAATTGGCCGGGGCAGGCGGAGACGGAGCGCAAACCGCCGCCATGCTGATTACTAAAGCCGGCATCAATGAAGGATACGATGCCACGCATATTCCAAGTTATGGACCTGAATCCCGCGGAGGGACATCGTATGCCGATGTTCACATTGCCGATAAGGAAGTGCTTTCACCGTCTTCATCCAATCCGCATATCCTGATCGCCTTTAATGCACCGAGCCTGGCTAAATTCGGACCACAGGTCCAGGCCGGCGGGACGATCATTTATGATAGTTCAGTAATTGCTGAACCGCCTTCCATCAACAACGCCACCAAATTGGTCGGCGTTCCCTTCACCGAAATTGCGGTGGATCTCGGAAAGGCTATGGTCAAGAACATTGTCGCCTTGGGCGCCCTCCAGGCGGCAACCGGGATTTTTCCGCAAGATACTTTCTTAACCGCAATACGTCAGGCGCTGAAAGATAAATGCGCCATGATTCCTCTCAATGAGGAGGCTTTTAATTGGGGCATGAAAGCCTTCCATGGTCGGTAACGCAATCCCCTAGAGACCTTGTGGTCTGGGTTTTTAGGGGATTCCTCTTTTTTAATTACTCAATCGCCGGTCAAAATTTCTGCTTCCGTCTTATTTCGCTTCCCGACATGGATGGGCTAGAGGTGAATTATTTGTCGTATTCCCAATTTTTAACCCTTGTGCATTAGAAGGAGGCTTTGTAATATCACGCTAGATCAATGAAAGTGGAGATAGACCATGCGATTACGTTTAGCGCTGACAGTGATTTTGACAAGCTTCTGGATCAATGGGTGTGATTCAAGCGGAAGTAATCAGGCTCCATCTGAACCTTCTTCGCCGTTGCCGGCTTATGGGTTGACGGATGTTGCGATTGATGCCGTATTAGCATGGGATGCTGACGATCCTGATGGCGATGATCTGACTTTCGATGTTCGGTTTTATTTGGATGAAGCTTTGACCAACCAAATTGATTCGTCAATCGGTATCACTGTCCCGTACTATCAGGCGACTCTGGAATATAATACGATTTATTTTTGGCAAGTAACCGCGTACGACGGCCATACATCAACGAAAGGACCGGTTTGGCTTTTCACTACCGAAGATGTCCCGGCAACAGTGTTGATGGATGAAGATTTTGAAACGAGCCTCATCCCAAATGAAGAGTGGTTAACCGGAGATAACAATCCAAATTCAGGCTTGGATTTTTGGGACGATCAACCGACGAATTTAGGAGGACGCGCATACAAAAGCGACTGGGCATTGCATTGCGCGTTTGATAGCGATGTGCCAGGACAGAAATACGACAATGACATGCTCGCGTATTTTGAACGAGCCAATTCGGCCGGAGTTTCGCTGAATGGATATACGGAAGTGCAACTAAGCTTCTGGGTTTGGTACGATACGGAATTAGATTCCGATTATGTCCAGTTGCAGTATTGGACCGGTAGTGACTGGGCTGACGTAACCAATGGCTATTTTACCGGCACATCCAGCGGTTGGCAAAAGAGTATTATTTCATTTACGGGAATTGGCACTTTATGGGTACGGTGGCTTTTTGTGTCTAATGCGCAAAATACCAAGGAAGGCGCTTACCTCGATGACATTTTATTGACAGGAAAATCTTTATCGGCTGAGCGTACAGGTAAAAATAGGATCGTGATTAATAATCGAGGTATGCAGGGACCGTCGGGCAAACAAATGCCGGTCAAATCTGAAACGTTCACGAAAAAAAGATAGTCTTACATAAGCTATATCAGAAAAAAAAGCAGATTTTTATCTGCTTTTTTTTCGTACGTCTTTACAATCTGACAGAAATTCCTGTTTTTTATCTGCTCTTGCTTATCATAAAGCTTTCAAATATCTTATTATCAGATCCAAGACTTACCTTTTCGTTCCATTAAGATTTATTAAAAATTATTGACCATACCCAAGGAGCCAATTATGTGTATTAAAAAATCGTTATACACATTCTTTGTGTTATTTTTTATCGGAATTTCATTGCAAGCACAGGTGGTTTCCAAGTCCACACCTGAGATTCCCAAACAAATTCTATCAATCCGTTTGCGCGAGGCACTCCCCGCCGCAACGGTAAAGATCAATGGTTTGAAAGCCGTGTTGATCGGAGCGCCCATCGACGGCGATCAGGGAAGCTGGACAACGTCGGAGATCAAGAATCTGAAACTAACGGCTCAGACGCTCCGGCAAAACGGCGTTACGGTGTATGAATTTTACACGCCGGAAAATAATTGGGAAGCTATCAAGAAGGCCGCCGCCGGTGCGCAATTTCTCATGTACCGCGGTCACGGCGTTTACGACGGCAACGAGCCGCCTAATTGGGTCGGTGGTTTTTCATTGAAAGACAAATTCG
Above is a window of bacterium DNA encoding:
- the vorB gene encoding 3-methyl-2-oxobutanoate dehydrogenase subunit VorB; protein product: MPALKERPKPYVFPEYCKGCGRCIEACPKHCIEMGKEINPATGLIPVVLKLDLCNGCQLCVDACPEPFGLQPQPKEFEFELMDPEKMFGEKPTTAPVPFPILDTVIQLPQVDPLVIKGTYASAIGALLAGCRHFFGYPITPSTEGAELMAKLLPDLNGVFVQAVSEVATVNMMYGCSGAGLPCMTFTSSPGFSLMLEGVSYMIGAELPAVFVNIMRGGPGLGNIAPEQADIKLACRGLGHGNTHAIVLTPSTPQEMLNLTILAFELTFKYRSPVVLLGDGYLGQITGKVELPKTMTKPGIPDWAVFGDEMHRRNLICSIFLSEQDLEQHNIHLNDKYARMTEAEQRADLFYCDDADVILIACNTPARMAKGAVEQLRSQGIKAGLFRPVTLWPFPIKALKPLLKQANHLVVVEASAGQLEDEVRLALSNAGIRDYPEISHVQHFGGVLPQQHEIIHTVLSLEEVLS
- a CDS encoding 2-oxoacid:acceptor oxidoreductase family protein, whose protein sequence is MSSAFYNKFERHAHGEGLKGHSTHYCPGCGHGLAHKFMAQTIQDLNIQDRTIAISPVGCSVFLYYYMDVGNSQAAHGRAPVVALGHKVANPNSIVISYQGDGDLASIGLAEIMQVAQMGIPITVIFVNNAIYGMTGGQMAPTTLIGQKTATTPHGRTNFAGQPLKMAEVIAQLDGPIYVERVALYDSKQRNRAHKAIHKAIQLQVEGKGFAFVEVLAECPTHLKMTPSQAEEWVRDYMTPIFPLGVKKDLTVEPMWDVKAPDFDPKKLTKLVGGTTERVPKFAKTFPSHIAQNDIALKLAGAGGDGAQTAAMLITKAGINEGYDATHIPSYGPESRGGTSYADVHIADKEVLSPSSSNPHILIAFNAPSLAKFGPQVQAGGTIIYDSSVIAEPPSINNATKLVGVPFTEIAVDLGKAMVKNIVALGALQAATGIFPQDTFLTAIRQALKDKCAMIPLNEEAFNWGMKAFHGR